AGATAATTACATCACACTCGGACAAAACGGGAGTTACAGCATCAAAGACACGGCATCCAAACTCATTTCTTAGCCGCTCTAAGCGCTCACCATCTCCTCGCTGAAAAACGATGAGTGACTCTCTAGAAACTACTCTATGCGACAACAACCCCCGCGCAAAGGCAGTGCCAAGTTTTCCACAACCCAGAATGCCAATATTTAGCCCCAATAACCCTCGACTCCCCTAAAGGATAATGCCTAGAACTAAAAGTGTAATGACTAAAACTAAAAATATTGCGCCAGACAACACTATCATTACCAATTTTTCCTGCGAGCGCTTTTTCTTGCGCAGCATATCCATGACGCTCTCGGTTCTTTGTCCGCTCGTAACAAAAACACTATGAGAATAATCCTGCTGCATCCCCCCGTAATCACGACCGGCCTGCCTGCGCGCATAATCCGAATAATTCCCCTCAGAACTATACATGCTCTGAGTGCGACTCCTTTCTTCGCGCTTCCCAGACGAAGAAGTATCTCGCTCTGCACGCACTCCAGAACCATTGTCCGCTGGACGAGAAGAATATGGCCAAGAACCGGAAGTCTCCTCAGCAGATACCCATGATGGGACTGTTGTCGTTAACAACATCCTGTCGTACTCGGCCCTTTTTTCTGAATCAATCAATGTATTGTAAGCAACAGTTACGAGCTTAAATGTCTCATCGTCACGCGCTAGCTCCTGACCCTCTAATACTTCGTCATAAAAATGCGAATCTGGGTGAAATATGCGGGCCATCTCCTTGTAAGCTGTCTTTATCTCTTGACTAGTAGCTTCCTTAGTTAAACCTAATAGCTCGTAGTAATTTTTTTGATTGTCCTTGGATGCCAACTTGTCTTAATACCTAGAAATGAAAACAAATTATCTTCTTTTAAACAGTCCGTGGGTCTAATTTAAACGTCTCGCCCCTTTGGCAATTATATAATATTTTTCTAATAAATCAATTATACACTGCTTAAATATATTATCACAAAACTCGACGCTGATAATTTACAATTCGCTGCCATGGCAAAAAACCTGCATCGCAAATATGTCTCTCAATAGCTTCTGCATCCATGCGAAATCTCACTCCAGCAGCGGATACTACGTTCTCCTCAAACATCACAGATCCAAAATCATTTGCACCAAAAAATAAAGCTAGTTGCCCAACCGCCGGTCCTTGAGTAACCCAGGAATTCTGAATGTTTCTGATGTTGTCCAAGAACAATCTAGAAACTGCCTGAACGCGTAGATACTGAGGAGCTGAGACATCCGAGGCCTTAAGCCTGGACGAACTTTCCTGAAAAGGCCAAGCGATAAACGCCATAAACCCATCAGTCTCGTCCTGCAGCGCTCGAATTTTGCTCAAGTGAATTAAGCGATCATACCAAGTTTCACCTACGCCAAACATCATAGTGGAACTGGATTTTAAGCCGATGCGGTGAGCTGTGCGATGAACCTCGAGCCACTCCTCTGCCGAGCATTTGCGCTTGGCAATTCGCCTGCGAATGCGGTCCACTAAAATTTCAGCTCCTGCCCCCGGCAAGCTACCCAATCCAGCACCAACTAAGCGCTCCAACGCCGCTTGAACGCTGATGCGAGAAACGCGACTGATGTGCAATATTTCATCCGCCGATAGCGCATGCAGATTTATTTGATACCTCGCCTTAATCCAACGAAACACATTTTCGTAATACTCGATGCCCAATTCCGGATTGAGTCCACCCTGAAAAAGCACCTGCACTCCATCTGCGCTCACTAATTCGTCGATTTTTTCCCCAATTTCTTCGTTCGACCAGAGATAACCACCTGCCTTGCCTGGGACTACGTTAAAAGCACAAAATCTGCAGTTAACGTCACATATATTTGTATAATTAACATTGCGCTCTACGATATAAGACACTTCGCCCGATGGGTGCAATTGTTCACGTCTAAGGTTAGAGGCTAAGGCTAGATCCGCCAAACTCGCGTCCATGCCCAGTCTCAAGCCCTCGAGAATCGATAAGCGCGCTCCCTCGCTAGCATCTTGTAAAACGACATCCAAACTCCGGCAAGAATCCGATGCACTGGTTGCACGCCCCATTTTCGCAATAGATAACTCTTCTGCACATCTAAACTCCGCTCGCGGAGCAAGACCATACAAAGCCGCTAGGCGCAAAAATTCATTGGCACCCTCAATAGCTCTATCGTCTAGGACGTAAGTGATTCGCTCGCACACATATCGCTCCGCATCGACGCGGGAAAATTGATTGCCATCGGCCCAATCTCTAGCATAGATAGCCCTATCTCGTACTCCATCCAATAAGCCATTTCTAAGCACCACCAACCTGTCGCGCTCGAGACTCCCCTCCTTCCACATCCAAACCGCAAAAACAAACGGCATCCCAGTAAAGCTCTGCCACTGGGCGCCTAGATCCAGTTGGTACGAGAAAATATCCTTGCTCTTCATCGCCACATCGCCAATGGCTAACGCTCCTACTCTAGAACCCACATCAGCCACTCTGCCCAACAAGTCCCTGCGATAGAACTTCACTCGCCAACCCGCCTCCTTCCCAAGAAGCTCGCAAAGGATAACTCTAAGCAACACAACCGATGTCCTAGAACCAGCATCGATATATATAGTCTCGAGGTCTTCAATTTTGTCCTCGGCAAACAAGAACACGCTCTCCACCGCCCCCTTGGCTACAATTCCAACATCCATGGCCTGATAATCGCCATTAGTGGCATATTCGATAAGCGGAACGCAGGCAAAATCCGTCTCGCCTTCGCGAAGCTTGCGTGCACATTCACTTGGTACGCACTCTTGATAATCCACGAAGTCCAAGCGTCGCAAAGACGCAAATGGCGTACTGTTAAGGTAATTAACATTACCTACTCTGATTTTCGAAAGAGGTGCTATTCCTGACACGTTACTGCCTCGTACAGAGAATTGCGTTCTACTGCAACTCTACCCACTGCGCCAATGAGCTCATTTAATTCTTCTACACTTTGCGATCCCGGGCTTTTAGCCCCCGCCATCCGATACACTTTCTCTTCAGTTACCGTGCCATCTAGATCATTAGCGCCGAACAGCAGGCCAATTTGCGCGGTTTTTATGCCCAACATCACCCAATAAGCCTTTACGTGAGGTATATTGTGCAACATCAACCGACTAACCGCCATTACTCGCAAGTCGTCGGCTGCACTTGGTTCCTTTAACTTTCCCAATCGGTTGTTTTCAGCGTGAAACGCCAAAGGGACAAAGGCCTGAAAACCACCTGTTCTCT
Above is a window of Deltaproteobacteria bacterium DNA encoding:
- a CDS encoding DnaJ domain-containing protein; the protein is MASKDNQKNYYELLGLTKEATSQEIKTAYKEMARIFHPDSHFYDEVLEGQELARDDETFKLVTVAYNTLIDSEKRAEYDRMLLTTTVPSWVSAEETSGSWPYSSRPADNGSGVRAERDTSSSGKREERSRTQSMYSSEGNYSDYARRQAGRDYGGMQQDYSHSVFVTSGQRTESVMDMLRKKKRSQEKLVMIVLSGAIFLVLVITLLVLGIIL
- a CDS encoding CofH family radical SAM protein, whose product is MSGIAPLSKIRVGNVNYLNSTPFASLRRLDFVDYQECVPSECARKLREGETDFACVPLIEYATNGDYQAMDVGIVAKGAVESVFLFAEDKIEDLETIYIDAGSRTSVVLLRVILCELLGKEAGWRVKFYRRDLLGRVADVGSRVGALAIGDVAMKSKDIFSYQLDLGAQWQSFTGMPFVFAVWMWKEGSLERDRLVVLRNGLLDGVRDRAIYARDWADGNQFSRVDAERYVCERITYVLDDRAIEGANEFLRLAALYGLAPRAEFRCAEELSIAKMGRATSASDSCRSLDVVLQDASEGARLSILEGLRLGMDASLADLALASNLRREQLHPSGEVSYIVERNVNYTNICDVNCRFCAFNVVPGKAGGYLWSNEEIGEKIDELVSADGVQVLFQGGLNPELGIEYYENVFRWIKARYQINLHALSADEILHISRVSRISVQAALERLVGAGLGSLPGAGAEILVDRIRRRIAKRKCSAEEWLEVHRTAHRIGLKSSSTMMFGVGETWYDRLIHLSKIRALQDETDGFMAFIAWPFQESSSRLKASDVSAPQYLRVQAVSRLFLDNIRNIQNSWVTQGPAVGQLALFFGANDFGSVMFEENVVSAAGVRFRMDAEAIERHICDAGFLPWQRIVNYQRRVL